The following is a genomic window from Desulfotomaculum sp..
GTTGTTGCTACTTTTATTGCCTCCGGAGCCGCCAGCCCGGTTCAAGCTGTTGTTTTAGCCGCTGTCTGCGGCCTTATAGGCGCTGTGGTGAGCGGCAGCGCAGTATCCAATACTATTTCTTCCGTAGTAAATATTCCAATCCAGGCAGATCTGCCCAAAGTCCTTCTGGCGGCTATGGCTGGAGCCGTATTGTGGAATGTGATTACCTGGTAGGCCGGATTTCCTTCAAGTTCTACACATGCCCTGGTGGGAGGACTTATCGGAGCAGTATGGATGGCGCGAGGGCACAACAGCGTTTTATGGGGCTGGGAGCAATTAATCGGTCCGGCGCATCAATTGGTTGGAGTTAGTAAGATTGTAGCTGCTTTGATTGTCTCGCCGGTTTTGGGTTTTTGCACTGCTTTCTTGCTGCAAAAAGGCGCCAAATTTCTCCTTCGTAATGCCAATTATCGAATAAACTCGGGCATCAAAAAGGTACAATGGATTCTGGCCGGCCTTTTAGCATACAGCCATGCGGGTAATGAAATGATACGCAAAAAATTGCAGGCCTCATATTGATAGCCCTGGTCTCCGCCGGCCATTCCATTGACCCAACGACTTCACTATGGGTAAAAGGTGGTGTGGGAGCGGTTATGTTCATAGGGACGCTTTTAGGAGGCTGGCCTATAATGAAGACGGTGGGGAGAGGTATATACACCATTCGTCCCATCCACAGCTTGAATTCTCAAATATCGTCGGGCGGATCCGTACTGCTCGCGACTGCATTAGGCGCCCCGGTTTCAACAACCCATGTCGTTGTGGGCAGTGCAATGGGAGTAGGCAGCGCTGATGAATTCCGCATGGTCAATTAGAATATCGGTAAGGAGATCGTTATAGCCTGGTGTGTTACCATACCGGCATCGGCGATAGCAGCCGCGCTGGTATATTTCTTGTTGCGGTTTTTATAGAGGAGGAACCGTAGTGCGATTTAATTTTTGGGACAGACTGTTTCCAGTAAAACACGATTTCTATAAAATGATAAATGAACAGGCGGCCGCCACTGGCAAGATCGCCGGCACATTGCTGGATTGGCTGGAGAGCCGTTCTCAGGAGGATTACCAGCGCTTATTAGAGAGGATGAGGGAAGCAGATCAAAGCCGGTTAGATATGGAGAAACATCTCATAGAGGCATTCGCTACTCCCTTTGATCGTTCGGAGATATATTCAATATCCATACAAATGAGCCGCATCGCCATATATGCACAATCTACCTTACTGGAAATGGAATCCTTTTCAGTTGCCGCCGACACGACAATCAGGCATATGGTGAAAAATCTTCTTGATGGTGTAGAACAATTGGCCCGGACCATATATTTACTGAGAGAAGACGCCCGCCGGGCTGAAGATCAAATAGGGGGCATTCGCCAGGCTCAAACGCTTGTAGAGGGTTATTATCGAGCCGGTATGAGAAAGTTGTTCGAGGGCCAGGATCTGCTGCGGGCTATGAAATACCGGGAAGTATACCACCACATCAAGGACGCAGCTACTTTTTTAGGTTACACAACCGATGTTTTACACCGGATTATTGTGCGGCTGATTTAAACCGGTAAATAACCATAATATGGGGATGGAAATGAGGTTAAGTCTATGGCAGCGATATTAATAAAAGACGGTATTTGCTGGGTGGGGGTACGCGACCCCGAACTCAGGATTTTCGATGCGGTTATGACTACCGGCATCGGCACCAGATATAACGCCTACTTGATTAAAGGCAGCGAAAAAATGGTACTGATGGAGGTATGCGAGGACAAGTTTTTTGCTCAGTACCTGGATAATGTCAAAAGTGTGACGGATCTTGCTGATATCGACTATCTGATCATGAATCATACTGAGCCGGATCATTCAGAAGCGGTTGCCAAATTGATCGACCTGGCGCCTAATCTTACAGTTCTGGGCAGCCCGACCGCCCTCTCCTTTTTAAAAGAAATTACTAACAAGAAATTTAACGCTAGGGCAGTAAATGACGGCGACCGTATGGACCTGGGCGGGAAAACGCTGCGTTTTATAAGCGCTCCTTTCCTGCACTGGCCGGACACGATTTATACCTACCTGGAAGAGGAGCAAATCCTTTTCACCTGTGATTCATTCGGATCGCACTATCCGGATGAGCGTCTCTTTAATGATCTGATGGAGAGCGACTTTATCACCCCGTATAAAGAGTATTTTGATGCTATTATCGGTCCTTTTAAGCCCTATGTTTTAGAAGCGCTGGACAAGATAAAAGACCTCCCCCTGGCCATGGTGGCCCCCGGTCACGGCCCGGTTCTGCGCAAAGACATCGACCGCTATATTGATCTTTACCGGCAATGGTCCACCCGTCCTCCCATTCCCCAAAGCGGCAAGCCCAAGATAATTCTTGCCTGCTTGAGCATCTACGGCTTCACCAAAAAGCTGGCTGACAGCATTGTTGAAGGTGTCGAAAGTATCGGTGATTTCGAGATCAGAAGATACCGGCTGATCGAAGACAAATTAGATGATCCTGAACTGTTGGACCGGGTGGCGGAGGATCTTTTAGACGCCAGCGGATTTTTAATCGGATCGAATACCGTCAACGGTGATGTCCTGCCCCAGGTTTGGAAGCTGCTCGGCCGCCTGTCTCCAATAAGCCATGGGGATAAAGTGGCCATGGCTTTTGGTTCCTATGGGTGGAGCGGGGAAGCCGTACCCGGCATTGAGAACCGTCTGCAGGCCCTGCGCATGCAGGTTATGCCCGGCCTGCGGGTCAAGTTTAAACCCGGCGAAGGCAATCTGGACGACGCCTTCAAGCTGGGTATGGATTTCGGCTGTGCTATTCTCGATAAAAAGCAGGACATATCCATGCATCGCTGGCGATGCTTGGTCTGCGGGCATATTCATGTCGGGGCGGAACCACCTGCAGTGTGCCCGGCCTGCGGTGTAGGGGCGGATAATTTTGTGCGCGAGACCGTGGAAGATGAATTTATTAATGATACTCAGGATAAATTCGTCATCATCGGCGGGGGTATTGCCGCCCTATCGGCTGCTCAAGCCATTCGCAAGCGCAACCGCAGCGCGGAAATCGTTATGTTAAGCGAAGAAGAATACCGTCCCTATTATCGTCCGGCTTTATCCGATCTGCTCGGCGAGGATCTTTCCGATAAACAACTGTATGTTTTCGATCCTGCCTGGTATGCCGACAACCGGGTGGAATTGAAGACCGGCACCCGGGTGGCTAAGATTGAACCGGATAAGCGGACCATAGTTACGGAGCAGGGCGAGAGCATTCCGTATACTAAACTAATTGTCGCCACCGGAGCGCGCAGCAACATGCCTCCATTCAAAGGATTGGAAAACCGGGGTGTCCATGCCCTGCGCAGCCTGCAAGACTCCCTGCTCCTGAAGGAAGCAATTAAGTCTGCTAAAAAGGCCGTGGTTATAGGAGGCGGAGTGTTGGGTTTGGAAGCGGTTTGGGAGATGGTCTCTAGCGGCGTGGAGGTTGCTGTTATCGAGCATAACCAGCGCATCATGCCCCGCCAGCTGGACGAGCCGGCTTCCGGGCGTCTGCAGGCGTTGATGGAAAGCAAAGGCGTAAAATTGTACCTGGGCCTGGACACCGCGGAAATTGTGGGAGACGGCCAGGCGCGGGGTGTG
Proteins encoded in this region:
- a CDS encoding DUF47 domain-containing protein: MINEQAAATGKIAGTLLDWLESRSQEDYQRLLERMREADQSRLDMEKHLIEAFATPFDRSEIYSISIQMSRIAIYAQSTLLEMESFSVAADTTIRHMVKNLLDGVEQLARTIYLLREDARRAEDQIGGIRQAQTLVEGYYRAGMRKLFEGQDLLRAMKYREVYHHIKDAATFLGYTTDVLHRIIVRLI
- a CDS encoding MBL fold metallo-hydrolase, whose amino-acid sequence is MAAILIKDGICWVGVRDPELRIFDAVMTTGIGTRYNAYLIKGSEKMVLMEVCEDKFFAQYLDNVKSVTDLADIDYLIMNHTEPDHSEAVAKLIDLAPNLTVLGSPTALSFLKEITNKKFNARAVNDGDRMDLGGKTLRFISAPFLHWPDTIYTYLEEEQILFTCDSFGSHYPDERLFNDLMESDFITPYKEYFDAIIGPFKPYVLEALDKIKDLPLAMVAPGHGPVLRKDIDRYIDLYRQWSTRPPIPQSGKPKIILACLSIYGFTKKLADSIVEGVESIGDFEIRRYRLIEDKLDDPELLDRVAEDLLDASGFLIGSNTVNGDVLPQVWKLLGRLSPISHGDKVAMAFGSYGWSGEAVPGIENRLQALRMQVMPGLRVKFKPGEGNLDDAFKLGMDFGCAILDKKQDISMHRWRCLVCGHIHVGAEPPAVCPACGVGADNFVRETVEDEFINDTQDKFVIIGGGIAALSAAQAIRKRNRSAEIVMLSEEEYRPYYRPALSDLLGEDLSDKQLYVFDPAWYADNRVELKTGTRVAKIEPDKRTIVTEQGESIPYTKLIVATGARSNMPPFKGLENRGVHALRSLQDSLLLKEAIKSAKKAVVIGGGVLGLEAVWEMVSSGVEVAVIEHNQRIMPRQLDEPASGRLQALMESKGVKLYLGLDTAEIVGDGQARGVRLSDGRLLEADLALISTGVKPNMELARDAGIDVAQGIVVDGSMRTSQSSIYAAGAGAQFGERLVELWPVSLEMGRVAGAAAAGDWVEYKAPLLSTMLVAFDMEIFSIGEVNLPPELCRIVEVNDPAENFFKRSYIKDGVLVGEIIIAPKVDATQSMQNLGRTSGGQKRIRHWKCRVCGYVHEGPEPPDECPVCGSPKYVFYPID